In Silene latifolia isolate original U9 population chromosome X, ASM4854445v1, whole genome shotgun sequence, the following proteins share a genomic window:
- the LOC141618877 gene encoding mogroside I-E synthase-like, producing MENICPVKTIGPCIPSEYLDNRIPDDMDYGLSLFEPETNDCIQWLNARESGSVVYVSMGSMASLQPDQMKEIAMALSECNRFFLWVVRTSEENKLPLKFKEDTSEKGLIVNWCPQLEVLAHEAVGCFVTHCGWNSILEAVSLGVPMVGFPQWSDQFTNAKCIQDFWGIGVRVKANEDGFVTKEEIEMCIHEVMEGESAKEMRQNAKKWKQFAVEGGTSANNIQEFVTKLSCM from the coding sequence ATGGAAAATATATGTCCAGTGAAGACCATAGGACCATGTATTCCCTCCGAGTACTTGGACAATCGGATCCCGGATGACATGGACTATGGCCTTAGTCTGTTTGAGCCCGAAACCAATGATTGCATACAATGGCTCAATGCAAGGGAGAGTGGCTCGGTTGTTTACGTATCAATGGGCAGCATGGCATCTCTACAACCCGATCAAATGAAAGAAATTGCAATGGCATTGTCGGAATGTAATAGATTCTTCCTATGGGTTGTTAGGACATCGGAAGAGAACAAACTCCCGTTGAAATTCAAGGAAGATACTTCAGAAAAAGGTTTAATCGTCAATTGGTGTCCGCAATTAGAGGTTTTGGCTCATGAGGCAGTAGGTTGTTTCGTAACACATTGTGGATGGAACTCTATATTAGAAGCCGTCAGCTTGGGTGTGCCTATGGTAGGATTTCCACAATGGTCGGACCAATTTACGAATGCCAAATGTATCCAGGATTTTTGGGGAATCGGAGTCAGAGTGAAGGCTAACGAGGACGGTTTTGTGACAAAGGAGGAAATTGAAATGTGTATTCATGAAGTTATGGAAGGTGAAAGTGCTAAAGAGATGAGACAAAATGCCAAGAAGTGGAAGCAATTTGCTGTTGAAGGTGGTACTTCGGCAAACAATATTCAAGAGTTTGTTACCAAATTATCATGTATGTGA
- the LOC141618874 gene encoding F-box protein At4g22280-like yields the protein MADYITELPDDILCYILSLLTVRDTFRVKSLSSTWKNLPDCRSVLWFDDYTILGKDSCDVSLARKSKFVKAVDQFLEIWRAQKTIALKIKFDLGNKYASHINGWIASVCDKEIEELDFDFMPYYLKARGDEYVFPFHLFDTDRGSCLKHLRLTYCDLRSICGTRTSWLSKLSTIELTNVPLHLSDLECILSGSLNLESLSMIDCRIYGYLRFQHPFLKKIIISEDCQYVELVCPRLETFDFLGRSQFKFVCVPLLQEVSLKLYYNVRGVASVFSDLAREVPQLETLSLWVNSEVRPLPPNVTMPCLKRLDLRADIKIGFNLFTITHFLYACPVLQELCLQVNPRFRKARPHELGPQLQYEDRPHFHLKEFKINGLYPGFSTLELIKYLLRNGVSLERMVFVLGAKLSPMCRSHPKFIMLQNDNPAVELICI from the exons ATGGCTGACTACATAACCGAGCTGCCTGATGATATTCTCTGCTACATTCTTTCTCTCTTGACGGTTAGAGATACTTTTAGAGTGAAGTCATTGTCGTCTACGTGGAAAAACCTCCCTGATTGCCGATCTGTTCTCTGGTTTGACGATTACACTATTTTAGGGAAAGATTCATGCGACGTATCACTTGCTCGTAAGTCCAAGTTCGTAAAAGCGGTGGATCAGTTTCTAGAAATTTGGAGAGCACAAAAAACAATTGCACTTAAAATCAAGTTTGACCTTGGAAATAAGTATGCTTCGCATATAAATGGGTGGATCGCAAGTGTCTGTGACAAAGAGATTGAGGAATTGGACTTCGATTTCATGCCTTATTATCTTAAGGCCAGAGGTGACGAGTATGTTTTCCCTTTTCATCTCTTTGACACTGACAGAGGATCTTGTTTGAAGCATCTACGACTTACATATTGCGACCTGAGATCAATTTGTGGTACTCGTACAAGCTGGCTGAGTAAATTAAGCACTATTGAATTGACTAATGTACCTCTGCATTTGTCGGACTTGGAGTGTATCCTCTCCGGTAGTTTAAATTTGGAATCGCTAAGCATGATTGACTGTCGTATTTATGGATACCTACGTTTCCAGCATCCCTTTTTGAAGAAAATCATCATTAGTGAAGACTGTCAATATGTTGAACTCGTTTGTCCACGTCTGGAGACATTTGATTTTTTGGGTCGTTCTCAATTCAAGTTTGTCTGTGTTCCTCTACTGCAAGAGGTATCGttaaaactttattacaacgtaCGGGGCGTGGCATCTGTATTCAGTGACCTTGCCAGGGAAGTGCCTCAGCTCGAAACATTGTCTCTTTGGGTAAATAGTGAG GTACGACCACTGCCTCCAAACGTGACTATGCCTTGCCTAAAGCGCTTGGATTTACGTGCAGATATTAAGATAGGTTTCAATCTTTTCACGATTACACATTTCTTATATGCCTGTCCTGTTCTTCAAGAATTGTGTTTGCAG GTAAACCCCAGATTCCGCAAGGCGCGGCCCCACGAGCTGGGGCCCCAGCTGCAATATGAAGATCGACCGCATTTCCATTTGAAAGAGTTTAAAATCAATGGACTATATCCCGGGTTCTCTACACTCGAACTGATCAAGTATTTGCTTAGAAATGGGGTTTCACTTGAGCGAATGGTATTTGTTCTGGGTGCTAAACTTAGTCCGATGTGCCGCAGCCACCCAAAGTTCATCATGTTGCAGAATGACAATCCTGCCGTAGAATTGATCTGCATCTAA
- the LOC141620917 gene encoding mogroside I-E synthase-like, whose translation MVMEDNEGILGRTITRGAHVLVLPYALQGHINPILQFAKRLAFKGLKVTILVPSSISHQASFQYKHQSFDLEFVRIFDGYEEEPDKRDVRAYLYRLRTSVSQSLSDILDHFKNNDQKLDPTPKMVIYDSVMPWVLDVVKKGGLEGAPFFTQSCMVNSIYYHVSQGKLKTPITGSNLVSLPAIKSLLKVEDLPSFVTSAGRSYPIDQFSNVKEATCLFVNTLDKLEIEVRHFSTLFR comes from the coding sequence ATGGTGATGGAGGACAATGAAGGTATCCTTGGAAGAACAATTACTAGAGGAGCTCATGTTCTAGTTCTACCGTATGCCCTTCAAGGCCATATAAACCCGATTCTCCAGTTTGCGAAACGCTTGGCGTTTAAAGGCCTTAAGGTTACTATACTTGTACCTTCCAGCATTTCCCATCAGGCATCCTTTCAATATAAGCACCAGTCTTTTGACCTGGAGTTTGTAAGAATCTTCGATGGTTATGAAGAAGAACCAGATAAGCGTGATGTACGCGCTTATCTTTATAGGTTAAGGACTTCGGTCTCTCAAAGTTTGTCTGATATCCTTGATCACTTTAAGAACAATGACCAGAAACTTGACCCTACACCGAAAATGGTAATATATGATTCAGTTATGCCTTGGGTTTTAGACGTGGTTAAAAAAGGCGGACTTGAGGGAGCTCCTTTTTTTACTCAATCTTGTATGGTGAATTCCATTTATTACCATGTCAGTCAAGGGAAGTTGAAGACTCCAATAACCGGGTCGAATCTTGTGTCTCTACCTGCCATTAAATCATTGTTGAAGGTTGAAGATTTACCCAGCTTTGTAACTTCTGCAGGACGATCATACCCTATTGATCAATTTTCAAATGTGAAAGAAGCAACTTGTTTGTTCGTCAATACCCTCGACAAGCTTGAGATTGAGGTGCGCCATTTTAGTACTTTGTTTCGTTAA
- the LOC141618875 gene encoding UDP-glycosyltransferase 74E2-like, with product MENNEAILGTVTRGAHVLVLAYPLQGHINPILQFAKRLAFKGLKVTILVPSSISHQAPFQQHKHQSFDLEYIRIFDGYEGKPDERDVNAYLRRVKTSISQSLSELLDHFKKNNQKLDPTPKMVIYDSVMPWVLDVVKKGGLEGAPFFTQSCMVNSIYYHVNQGELKIPITGSNLVSLPAIKSLLKVEDLPSFVTSAGLSYPAAVINMLIDQFSNVKEATCLFVNSLDKLEIEVIKWMEIICPVKTIGPCIPYKYLDNLIPDDMDYGLSLFEPETNDCIQWLNARESGSVVYVSMGSIASVKPDQMNEIASAMLNCNRFFLWVVRTSEENKLPLKFKEDTSEKGLIVNWCPQLEVLAHQAIGCFITHCGWNSTLEAVSLGVPMVGFPQSSDQFTNAKCIEDIWGIGVRVKANEDGFVAKEEIEMCIHEVMEGESAKEIRENANKWKQLAVEGRTSANNIQEFVTKLQCST from the exons ATGGAGAACAATGAAGCTATCCTTGGAACAGTTACCAGAGGAGCTCATGTTCTAGTTCTAGCGTACCCCCTTCAAGGCCATATAAACCCGATTCTCCAATTTGCGAAACGCTTGGCATTCAAAGGCCTTAAGGTTACTATACTTGTACCCTCTAGCATTTCCCATCAAGCACCCTTTCAACAACATAAGCACCAATCTTTCGACCTCGAGTACATACGAATCTTTGATGGTTATGAAGGAAAACCTGATGAGCGTGACGTAAATGCTTATCTTCGTCGAGTAAAGACCTCTATTTCCCAAAGTTTGTCTGAACTCCTTGATCACTTTAAGAAAAATAACCAAAAACTTGACCCTACACCCAAAATGGTAATATATGATTCAGTTATGCCTTGGGTTTTAGACGTGGTTAAAAAAGGCGGACTTGAGGGAGCTCCTTTTTTTACTCAATCTTGTATGGTGAATTCCATTTATTACCATGTCAATCAAGGGGAGTTGAAGATTCCAATAACCGGGTCGAATCTTGTGTCTCTACCTGCCATAAAATCATTGTTGAAGGTTGAAGATTTACCTAGCTTTGTAACTTCTGCAGGATTATCATACCCTGCTGCAGTTATCAATATGCTCATTGATCAATTTTCGAATGTGAAAGAAGCAACTTGTTTGTTCGTCAATTCTTTGGACAAGCTTGAGATTGAG GTAATAAAGTGGATGGAAATCATATGTCCTGTGAAGACCATAGGACCATGTATTCCCTACAAGTACTTGGACAATCTGATCCCGGATGACATGGACTATGGCCTTAGCCTTTTTGAGCCCGAAACAAATGATTGCATACAATGGCTAAATGCAAGGGAGAGTGGCTCCGTTGTTTACGTATCAATGGGAAGCATAGCGTCTGTAAAACCCGATCAAATGAATGAAATTGCATCGGCAATGTTGAATTGTAATAGGTTCTTTCTATGGGTTGTTAGGACATCGGAAGAGAACAAACTCCCGTTGAAATTCAAGGAAGATACGTCAGAAAAAGGTTTAATTGTCAATTGGTGTCCACAATTAGAGGTTTTGGCTCATCAGGCAATAGGTTGTTTCATAACACATTGTGGGTGGAACTCGACATTAGAAGCTGTCAGTTTAGGCGTGCCTATGGTGGGATTTCCACAATCGTCAGACCAATTCACTAATGCCAAATGTATCGAGGATATTTGGGGAATTGGAGTCAGAGTGAAGGCTAACGAGGATGGATTTGTGGCAAAGGAGGAAATTGAAATGTGTATTCATGAAGTTATGGAAGGTGAAAGCGCTAAAGAGATAAGAGAAAATGCCAATAAGTGGAAGCAACTTGCTGTTGAAGGTCGTACCTCGGCAAACAATATTCAAGAATTTGTAACCAAATTACAATGTTCAACTTAA